The Amblyomma americanum isolate KBUSLIRL-KWMA chromosome 3, ASM5285725v1, whole genome shotgun sequence genome window below encodes:
- the Cog7 gene encoding conserved oligomeric Golgi complex subunit 7 — protein sequence MNLSAFSNENFDAKEWINYTFRAPEAQENKEAYASEVAFKLQLFIQEMNSALEETAQQVQQNLPRVLREVETMQQEAALLKLQMAAVQKDIAKVEQDSSTSMKTLLELDTIKLRMLDANQALREADNWTTLSADVDQVFQSGDVQAITERLVGLQTSLEILVDVPDYEQRLQKLESLKNQLEAMLSPLLVRAFTTQSIEAAKSYVRIFSDIRRMPQLLKYYHNCHRNRLVDAWRKIVENETDDTFLEWLNNFYDILVASWHSQVTWCNQVFPDPPAVFILSDVVVDAISNLDPSLQFCLEAAMKQQNGSTVYLTEVLQVSEQLCKSLGHSISTANSDLMSSPHVVALMKSVFSMFHMHLENYDKLEEKCLLGELSLVPTQSDDIRDSVTLLSDSVAKVFRLAKEAEKRCSNFLHGCPYAELLKSIKALFRSYFERCQAVLVQLKSASKQDELDSWTMFQYALKCMQTAGDISLQLGAFDRSITANIKTALKQLHVQKSPIDGSDDKKDNILNDHVALLLSSIMQRNLRDFATQVHLDDFVAFPESMRAIAKLCAEFTKFTFDTVFAEVQRHFSGVPSLKVWSLENPEGVLATDLPAFSISPMEYITQIGQYLLTIPQHIEPFIVEENEALSTALQHSNLPHVIEGISTDHVADYLLGCVAQATMYTYIDTVMQIERLTRQASAQLATDISYLCNVLDDLGLPPLESLQHLAALLKSPPEKFAAVAVGKPNQLVQTVRMMRGMR from the coding sequence ATGAACCTCTCGGCGTTTTCAAATGAGAACTTCGACGCGAAAGAATGGATCAACTATACGTTCCGAGCCCCAGAGGCTCAAGAAAACAAGGAAGCATACGCGTCCGAAGTGGCATTCAAGCTTCAGCTGTTCATCCAAGAGATGAACAGTGCTCTCGAGGAAACCGCCCAGCAAGTTCAGCAGAACCTGCCAAGAGTGCTTCGCGAGGTCGAGACGATGCAGCAGGAAGCAGCGCTGCTAAAGCTGCAGATGGCTGCCGTGCAAAAGGACATTGCCAAAGTCGAGCAAGACTCTTCCACGTCAATGAAAACGCTCCTTGAGCTGGACACGATCAAGCTGCGGATGTTGGACGCCAATCAGGCGCTAAGGGAAGCCGACAACTGGACGACTCTTTCAGCTGACGTCGACCAGGTATTCCAGAGTGGTGATGTGCAGGCGATAACGGAGAGGCTAGTGGGCCTGCAGACGAGTCTCGAGATACTTGTGGACGTTCCTGATTATGAGCAGCGCTTGCAAAAACTGGAATCGCTCAAGAACCAGCTGGAGGCCATGCTCAGCCCACTCTTGGTTCGGGCGTTTACCACGCAGTCCATCGAAGCCGCTAAGTCCTATGTGCGGATCTTTTCTGACATACGAAGAATGCCGCAGCTGCTCAAGTATTACCACAACTGCCACAGAAATAGGCTTGTTGACGCGTGGCGCAAAATCGTTGAAAATGAAACCGATGACACGTTTCTCGAGTGGCTCAATAATTTCTATGACATTCTTGTTGCTTCGTGGCACTCTCAGGTGACATGGTGCAACCAAGTTTTTCCCGACCCGCCAGCGGTATTCATACTCTCCGACGTCGTCGTTGACGCAATCTCAAATCTCGACCCCAGCTTGCAGTTTTGCCTGGAAGCCGCAATGAAGCAGCAAAACGGCTCGACAGTTTACCTAACTGAAGTGCTTCAAGTTTCTGAACAGCTTTGCAAAAGCCTCGGTCATTCGATATCGACTGCTAATTCTGACCTGATGTCTAGTCCGCACGTCGTCGCTCTCATGAAATCTGTGTTTTCGATGTTTCACATGCACCTTGAAAACTATGACAAATTAGAGGAAAAGTGTTTGCTGGGGGAACTGTCACTTGTACCAACACAAAGTGATGACATACGGGATTCCGTAACCTTACTGTCAGACTCTGTTGCCAAGGTGTTCAGACTGGCCAAAGAGGCAGAAAAGCGTTGCAGCAACTTTCTTCATGGATGTCCGTATGCAGAGCTGCTGAAATCCATCAAAGCACTCTTCCGTAGCTACTTTGAGCGTTGCCAAGCTGTTTTGGTGCAGTTGAAGTCTGCTTCAAAGCAAGACGAACTGGACAGCTGGACAATGTTTCAGTATGCACTCAAGTGCATGCAAACAGCTGGCGACATCTCGCTTCAACTTGGCGCTTTTGACCGGAGCATAACTGCAAACATCAAGACTGCACTGAAACAACTCCATGTTCAAAAAAGCCCCATTGATGGATCTGATGACAAGAAAGACAACATCCTAAACGACCATGTGGCGTTGCTGTTATCGTCTATTATGCAGCGCAACTTGAGGGACTTTGCCACACAAGTGCATCTCGACGACTTTGTCGCGTTCCCTGAGAGCATGCGGGCCATTGCAAAGCTCTGTGCAGAGTTCACCAAGTTCACGTTCGACACTGTGTTTGCAGAAGTGCAGCGTCACTTCAGTGGTGTGCCTTCCCTGAAGGTGTGGTCTCTTGAGAACCCAGAGGGTGTCCTCGCAACAGACCTGCCAGCATTCAGCATTTCACCCATGGAGTACATCACGCAGATCGGCCAGTACCTGCTGACCATACCTCAACACATTGAGCCCTTCATTGTTGAGGAGAACGAAGCCCTCTCAACTGCTTTGCAGCACAGCAACCTTCCTCACGTCATTGAGGGGATCAGTACTGACCATGTTGCAGACTACCTCCTGGGCTGTGTCGCCCAGGCCACCATGTACACATACATTGACACAGTGATGCAGATTGAAAGGCTGACTCGGCAGGCATCAGCACAGCTAGCCACAGACATCAGCTACCTGTGCAACGTGCTGGATGACCTTGGCTTACCACCACTGGAGAGCCTTCAGCACCTGGCTGCCCTTCTCAAAAGTCCACCTGAGAAGTTTGCAGCTGTTGCTGTGGGGAAGCCTAATCAGCTGGTACAAACAGTGCGGATGATGAGGGGAATGCGGTGA